ACTAGCCCTAAGCCATTCAACCTCTGCCAACTCATCACTCAACCTCTGCCCGGTTAACCCGGCATTAGGCCCTAACACTTCCGCCACCACCGCCCTTAAATTCTCATCAGGGAATAAACTGGCTAGCGTAGCGTTAGCCGCTACCGGCAACCCTTGCCCTTGTGCGTTTATGGCTATTAGTAATAAAGCTATAGTTAATATTTTTTTCATAGTAATAGTTTAGCATAGTTTACGGTTAAAGTAAAGCTAAAAGATTAAAGTTTGGCCTGTAAGCGTAATTTTGCGTTAAATATTTAGTACCTATAGATGGATAGTTACCTTAATGATGACTATCCATCTATATCTATCCTTTAATAAAAAAGGAATAAGTAACAAGGAACAGAAAAATTTTCCCGGTTCTTTATTACTCGTTCCTTTTTAATTTTCAGTTTTTAATTCTTACTATTAATTCTTTTCTTTCCTTTTCATAAAAAAGGTGGGGAGCAAAGCTTGCAGGCCGGTGGCAAAAATAAATATTATCCAAGACCAGCTCCAACTGGCCAAAAACCCCAGTGTTAAAAAGATAGCTACAGCAAAAATCCAGATAGCGCCGCTTATCATACCAAATTTTACGCCGGCTTCCGGGCTATTCCATATTAAGTTGTACTGCTCTTGGCCATACAGGTTTTTGGCCCAAGGTTTTAGCCTCTCTTTTTCGGTTAAAATTAAAAAAGCTAACAAACCGATACCGGGCAGTAAAAAGGTGATGATAAGACCGATAAGCGGAATTAAGGCGATAGCTGTGGGGACACCTTGCTCAAAAGTAAGAGGTAAGTGAGAATGAGAGCGAAAGCGTTCGGCAAAACGTTCTTGCATATAAGGGGCAACTTCGCTGGTAAACCTTTCTCCAGTCTCGATGGCCGACATCGTGCCAAAAAAAGTTACTGGCATCGTAAAAATGGCAAAGGCAATAAGAGCGGCGGCGGCGGCATACCAAGCGGCTCTCTTTTTACTTGCGGGAAAAGCGGTGGCGGTTTCCTGTGTCATACCCAACCAAGTAAAGCCCGCTACGGTTACGGTGATAAAGGGTAAAATACTGCCAAACATGGCCGTAAGTGATAACATTGCGGGAAACCCCGTCGATCTTGTAGCAAAAAAGACGGTTGCCCCGATGGCGGCCCCTAAAAGGAGTAAAGCCCCAAAGGCAATGTAACCGGCCACCCGGCTCTTGCTCATATATTGCTGAATACCCATATAAACCTCCTGTAAAATTTCGTTGCGTTTTTTAAGCGAAAGCTCATCGGCTAAAGCCGAGACATCGCCAAGCTCGGTAGTAGCTTTTTCAAAAGCTGTTTTTTCATCTAAACCTTTCTTCATCAAATTTTCTATTTTAGCGTTAAGGTTAGCCAAAAGCTCTTCTTTAAAGTCGGTCAGCGCCACCGTTTCTTCGTAACCCTCAAAAAGGGAATTAACAAATGCTTGTGTATTCATATTTCCTCCGTTTTCGCTACTCTATGGTGAGCAGCCCATCAATAATTGTTTTGGTAAAGTTCCAATCGCGTACATTTTGCCAAAAGGTTTGTTTCCCTTTTTCACAAATTTGGTAATATTTGCGCCTTGCACCCAATGTTTCATCTCCCCAGTATGAAGAGATACAACCATCGGCCTCCAGCCGTTTGTAACTGGAATATAAAGTGGCCTCTTTTAATTCGTACCTTTCTTCGGTGCGCTTTCGTATCCGGTTATAAATTTCAAAGCCATAGGCATCGCTCTGCATTAAAATGCCCAATACGATGGTATCGGTGTGGCCGCGTAATAGGCCCTCTGACAAATTGGCATCGGCCAAGCTTTCTTTTTCTGCCTCCATTTTTACCTCCTAAGTTAATTTTTTTTATAAAACTATTTTTGTTGTTAAAATAGTCTTATTGTCAAGATAAATTATATATCAAAGTACTATGATTGTCAAGTATATTTGAAAAGAAAAATGAAAATATTTTATTCTGCTGCGAAAAGCATTAGGCACACACAAAGGGGTAAGTTTTTTCATATCTTTTGTGGTTTAAAATCTTTTCTTTTAATTTAAGTTATCAGTTCTTAACTATAAAAGCTGCTGGCGGTCTAGCCTAAAGTACTTAAACCTGATATAGTGTAGCTATGAGCGATTATAGTGCACAAAGTATTCAAATATTAAAGGGCCTAGAGGCCGTACGCGTTAGGCCGGGTATGTATATTGGCAGTACCGGCCCCGATGGCCTTCACCATTTAGTTTACGAAGTTGTTGATAACAGTATCGATGAAGCCTTAGCCGGCCATTGTACGTGGGTTAAGGTGATTATCGAAAAAGATAACATCATTAGGGTAGAAGACGACGGACGCGGTATCCCGGTGGATATTCACCCCGAAGAGGGCCTTTCGGCCCTTGAAGTAGTTATGACCAAACTGCATGCCGGCGGAAAATTTGATAAAGATAGTTACGCAGTATCGGGTGGTTTGCACGGTGTGGGGGTATCGGTGGTTAATGCCCTGTCGGAGTGGCTGGAGGCTAAAGTTTACCGCGAAGGTAAAATTTACACCCAATGTTTTGATAGAGGTATTACCCGCCACGAATTACAGCATTTGGGCGATACCGAAAAAAAAGGTACCACCATCAGGTTTAAGGCCGATGACCAAATTTTTACCGAAACCACCGCTTACAGTTTTGATGTTTTGGTGGCACGTTTGCGCGAGCTGGCCTTTTTAAATAAAGGCATCAAAATTATTATTGTTGACGATCGTAAAGAAACGCCTATCACCCGCGAGTTTCACTTTGAGGGCGGTGTTAAAGAGTTTGTCAGTTATTTAAGTCAAAATAAAGCCGTCATTCATAACGAACCCATCTACTTTGAAATAGAAAACGATAACGTACGTATGGAAATTAGCCTGCAATATAATAATGATATTAACGAAATTACCTATAGTTTTGTTAATAACATTAACACCCGCGAAGGCGGTACGCACCTTACCGGCTTTCGCACCGCTTTAACGCGTGTTATTAATAATTTTGTTAAAGATAGCCGTCATCTTAAAAAACTTAGTGAAGGGGCTCTTACCAGCGATGATGTGCGCGAGGGCTTAGTGGCTATTATCAGTATTAAAATTGCCAATCCGCAATTTGAGGGGCAAACTAAGCAGAAGCTGGGGAATAACGAGGTTAAGGGGGCGGTGGATAGCGCCGTTTACGAACGGCTTACCGCTTTTTTTGAGGCTGAGCCTAAAGTTATTGATATTATCCTCGAAAATGCCTGTAACGCCGCCAATGCTCGGTTGGCTGCCCGTAAAGCCCGTGATTTAGCCCGCCGTAAGAGTGTGTTGGGCGGCAGCGGGTTGCCCGATAAACTGGCCGATTGCAGCGATAAAGACCCGGCCAGCTGCGAGTTATTCATTGTGGAAGGCGATAGCGCCGGCGGCAGTGCTAAAGAGGGCCGCGATAGGCGCACACAGGCCATTCTACCTTTATGGGGTAAAATGCTTAACGTAGAAAAAACTCGGTTGGAGAAAGTAATTGATAACGAAAAGCTCTTGCCCGTTATTTTGGCGCTGGGTGCAGGGATTGGCGATGACTTTGATGTAGAAAAGCTGCGCTACCATAAAATTATCATTATGGCCGATGCCGATGTGGACGGCAGCCACATTCGCACCCTTATGCTCACCTTCTTTTTTAGGTATATGGCTAAATTAGTAGAGGGCGGCTTTGTGTACATTGCTAACCCGCCGCTTTATAAAGTAAGTAAGGGTAAAAAACATTTTTATGCTTTTAGTGATGACGAACGTGATGCCGTTGTTAAAGCCGAAGGCAGTGATGATATTATGCGTTACAAAGGTTTAGGTGAGATGAACAGCGAAGAACTGGGCGAAACCACTATGAATAAAGAAAACCGCAGCTTAACCCGTGTTACCATGCAGGACGCTATCGAGGCCGATAAGTGGTTTACCATTTTAATGGGCGACCAAGTGCCGCCGCGCAGGCAATTTATAGAGGAAAATGCGGCTTATGCCATTAATTTAGATATATAGGTATTTAAAATAAAGTATGAGAGATACTTTACTAGATTTTAGTAAAATAAGCCAAATAAATTTATTTAATGAAGAGAAGCTATCGGTTAGTTACATTAAAGAGCTTGGGGCTAAGCGTAGCGAAGAAAATTTAGATAAGCTTATTATCTTATTTGCTCAAGATAACCCGATTGATATTCGGCGTGAGATAGTCTCCTCTATTGGTAGGCAGCTTAATAAAGACAAAATTTATAACTTTATTCATAATAATGTTTATAGTTGTGGCTTTATGGAATTGGTTTACCAGATGTTTAGAACCTGTCTTTACAATAATACAGATTTACGTTTTTTAGAGTTACAACAAGCTATACTTAAGCATTTTGATAACGAAGTTTTAGACAAAATGCAGCGCTATTATACCTATAGGCAAAGTAAAAAGAGTGAAAAACATCTTCCTAAAATAGTTAATCCTTTATTATTAAAGGGTGATAATGTTATTACCTTGCCTATATTACCCGAACAATCGGTGCAGCTTATCTTTAGCTCGCCGCCTTATTACAATGCACGTCTTTATGCAGATTATAAATCGTATAACGATTATTTAAGCAAAATATTTAAGACATTGGAGCAGTGTTTTAGGGTGTTAGAAGATGGGCGCTTTATCATTATCAATGTTTCACCGGTTATTACCAAACGGCCGGGCCGCGAGTTTGAAAGCATTAGGTATCCTATTCATTTCGATTTTCATAAAATTTTAGAGCAGGCCGGCTTTTATTTTATCGATGAAATTATTTGGATAAAACCAGAGTATAGCGTGCCCAATCGAGTGGGTGGCTACCACCAAACACGGTTACCCTTAAGTTATAAACCAAATTGTATTACAGAATCGCTCCTCGTTTACCGTAAGGCCGCCGATTTTTTGTTGGATAAAAATATCAAAAAGTATCCTAGTGGCTTAGGGATTAATAAAGCCGAAAAATACGAATCAACTAATTGTTGGTATATTCAGCCTAAGGCCGATAAAAACCACCCGGCTGTCTTCCCAGAAGAGTTGTGTGAAAAGGTTTTAACTTATTATTCTTTCCCGGGCGATGTCGTGCTCGACCCTTTTGCCGGTAGCGGCACTTTCGGTAGGGTTGCTACTCAAATGGAACGTATTCCTGTTTTATGTGAGCAAAATGAAAAATACATCAATATTATTCAGCAAGGCGGGCATTATGATAACCTTTGAAGAAGCAGTGGTTAAAGATACCATTAGTAAATTACTTAAGGGCGAAGATTACCGTACGGTGGTGATAAATGCCATTAATGTTGAGTTCTTAGATTTTGCTATTAAATTTTTTAAAGAAATTATCGATGCCAAATATCATAATACTCATATTAATTTAGAATGGTATAAAGAAAGGTTTATTAATAGTAAGTTATTATTACCCGAAGAAGCGGCCATTTATGCCGGTGTTAATAAAAAAACTATCACTAACATTAAAGGTACAGCCACTAAGGAGGTAGTGCTGGAATTTGCTAACGAAAACTTTGAGTATTTAGCGGCAATGGTTTCGGCTTTAGAAGATGATACGCAGGCTGGTCTAAGTGTTATTATAAAACTTTCTTATAATGGTATATCAGTGGAGCTATCTTTAACAGA
The Spirochaetaceae bacterium genome window above contains:
- the gyrB gene encoding DNA topoisomerase (ATP-hydrolyzing) subunit B; this translates as MSDYSAQSIQILKGLEAVRVRPGMYIGSTGPDGLHHLVYEVVDNSIDEALAGHCTWVKVIIEKDNIIRVEDDGRGIPVDIHPEEGLSALEVVMTKLHAGGKFDKDSYAVSGGLHGVGVSVVNALSEWLEAKVYREGKIYTQCFDRGITRHELQHLGDTEKKGTTIRFKADDQIFTETTAYSFDVLVARLRELAFLNKGIKIIIVDDRKETPITREFHFEGGVKEFVSYLSQNKAVIHNEPIYFEIENDNVRMEISLQYNNDINEITYSFVNNINTREGGTHLTGFRTALTRVINNFVKDSRHLKKLSEGALTSDDVREGLVAIISIKIANPQFEGQTKQKLGNNEVKGAVDSAVYERLTAFFEAEPKVIDIILENACNAANARLAARKARDLARRKSVLGGSGLPDKLADCSDKDPASCELFIVEGDSAGGSAKEGRDRRTQAILPLWGKMLNVEKTRLEKVIDNEKLLPVILALGAGIGDDFDVEKLRYHKIIIMADADVDGSHIRTLMLTFFFRYMAKLVEGGFVYIANPPLYKVSKGKKHFYAFSDDERDAVVKAEGSDDIMRYKGLGEMNSEELGETTMNKENRSLTRVTMQDAIEADKWFTILMGDQVPPRRQFIEENAAYAINLDI
- a CDS encoding PadR family transcriptional regulator yields the protein MEAEKESLADANLSEGLLRGHTDTIVLGILMQSDAYGFEIYNRIRKRTEERYELKEATLYSSYKRLEADGCISSYWGDETLGARRKYYQICEKGKQTFWQNVRDWNFTKTIIDGLLTIE
- a CDS encoding permease prefix domain 1-containing protein codes for the protein MNTQAFVNSLFEGYEETVALTDFKEELLANLNAKIENLMKKGLDEKTAFEKATTELGDVSALADELSLKKRNEILQEVYMGIQQYMSKSRVAGYIAFGALLLLGAAIGATVFFATRSTGFPAMLSLTAMFGSILPFITVTVAGFTWLGMTQETATAFPASKKRAAWYAAAAALIAFAIFTMPVTFFGTMSAIETGERFTSEVAPYMQERFAERFRSHSHLPLTFEQGVPTAIALIPLIGLIITFLLPGIGLLAFLILTEKERLKPWAKNLYGQEQYNLIWNSPEAGVKFGMISGAIWIFAVAIFLTLGFLASWSWSWIIFIFATGLQALLPTFFMKRKEKN
- a CDS encoding site-specific DNA-methyltransferase, with the translated sequence MRDTLLDFSKISQINLFNEEKLSVSYIKELGAKRSEENLDKLIILFAQDNPIDIRREIVSSIGRQLNKDKIYNFIHNNVYSCGFMELVYQMFRTCLYNNTDLRFLELQQAILKHFDNEVLDKMQRYYTYRQSKKSEKHLPKIVNPLLLKGDNVITLPILPEQSVQLIFSSPPYYNARLYADYKSYNDYLSKIFKTLEQCFRVLEDGRFIIINVSPVITKRPGREFESIRYPIHFDFHKILEQAGFYFIDEIIWIKPEYSVPNRVGGYHQTRLPLSYKPNCITESLLVYRKAADFLLDKNIKKYPSGLGINKAEKYESTNCWYIQPKADKNHPAVFPEELCEKVLTYYSFPGDVVLDPFAGSGTFGRVATQMERIPVLCEQNEKYINIIQQGGHYDNL